In a genomic window of Pseudodesulfovibrio senegalensis:
- a CDS encoding TetR/AcrR family transcriptional regulator, producing the protein MKKKEAILKVATVLFANKGYSDTSVQELSRLTGAAEGTIFYHFGTKEGLLLAILEQTRKSIVHQFEEFLEAREFSSGLDRVEETVSFYLYLAGFLEDQFLLLHRHHVYQFSETNPEFRKHLEEIYNCLTDFFEWAIIAGQEDGTINPELHPRKTALILFTMVDGLVRFKNYNLYDAGALFNELMNACRTLLQATQRNN; encoded by the coding sequence ATGAAAAAAAAGGAAGCAATTCTCAAAGTCGCCACCGTGCTGTTTGCAAACAAGGGCTACAGCGACACCTCCGTGCAGGAGTTGTCGCGCCTGACCGGGGCGGCCGAGGGAACCATATTCTACCATTTCGGTACCAAGGAGGGCCTGTTGCTGGCCATCCTGGAGCAGACCAGAAAATCCATCGTGCATCAGTTCGAGGAATTTCTGGAAGCCCGGGAGTTCAGCTCGGGATTGGACCGTGTGGAAGAAACCGTTTCCTTTTATTTGTATCTGGCGGGCTTTCTGGAGGATCAATTCCTGTTGTTGCACAGGCATCATGTATATCAATTTTCCGAGACCAACCCCGAATTCCGGAAGCATCTTGAGGAAATATACAACTGCCTGACCGACTTTTTCGAATGGGCGATCATCGCCGGACAGGAAGACGGGACCATAAATCCGGAATTGCATCCGAGAAAAACCGCGCTGATTCTTTTTACCATGGTGGATGGTCTTGTGAGGTTCAAGAACTATAATCTGTACGACGCAGGCGCATTGTTCAACGAGTTGATGAACGCATGCCGCACTCTGCTGCAGGCTACCCAGAGGAACAACTGA
- a CDS encoding response regulator has protein sequence MSVITVFNGLFSEAGLVVKRVLDATEHRLITDQEIVADAAKLSGMAESAITRAFSSGASVFNKFSHEKERAIAWLRLAMAHKLEDADNLLVSGFASQLADRKISHVMRVCLISDMQARLAVAEKQEGYAEKHAHKLIHKDDEDRAAWVKAVTGAEDPWAESLYDMVLPVASTGVERCADLIIEQLGNKALETTDASRQAVRDFLLAATVETVLAGEGHNVTVRAHKGEITLTINKHVLMLERLERELKEIVSGVDGVTGVNTQVGKGFHQTDIYRKVDFALPSKVLLVDDEREFVQTLSERLLLRDMGSAVVYDGESALDLMEDDEPEVMILDLKMPGIDGIEVLRRVKSTRPGIEVIILTGHGSEKDREVCMELGAFAYLHKPVDIDVLSETLKKANEKINQNR, from the coding sequence ATGTCCGTAATTACCGTATTCAACGGTCTCTTCTCCGAGGCGGGACTCGTGGTCAAGCGCGTGCTCGACGCCACGGAACACCGGCTGATCACCGATCAGGAAATCGTGGCCGACGCCGCCAAGCTCTCGGGCATGGCCGAATCGGCCATCACCCGGGCCTTTTCCTCGGGAGCGTCCGTATTCAACAAATTCAGCCATGAAAAAGAACGCGCCATTGCCTGGCTGCGGCTGGCCATGGCCCACAAGCTTGAAGACGCCGACAACCTGCTGGTGTCCGGTTTCGCCTCGCAACTGGCGGACAGGAAAATCAGCCATGTCATGCGCGTCTGCCTCATCTCCGACATGCAGGCCCGGCTCGCCGTGGCTGAAAAGCAGGAAGGCTATGCCGAAAAGCACGCCCACAAGCTGATCCACAAGGACGACGAAGACCGCGCTGCATGGGTCAAGGCCGTGACCGGTGCGGAAGACCCCTGGGCCGAATCCCTCTACGACATGGTGCTGCCCGTGGCCTCCACCGGCGTGGAACGCTGCGCGGACCTGATCATCGAACAGCTCGGCAACAAGGCGCTGGAAACCACCGACGCCAGCCGTCAGGCCGTGCGCGATTTCCTGCTGGCCGCCACCGTGGAAACCGTGCTGGCCGGAGAAGGCCACAACGTGACCGTGCGGGCGCACAAGGGCGAAATCACCCTGACCATCAACAAGCACGTGCTCATGCTGGAACGCCTTGAACGCGAACTCAAGGAGATCGTCTCCGGCGTGGACGGCGTGACCGGCGTGAACACGCAGGTGGGCAAGGGCTTCCACCAGACCGACATCTACCGCAAGGTGGACTTCGCCCTGCCGTCCAAGGTGCTGCTGGTGGACGACGAACGCGAATTCGTGCAGACCCTCTCCGAACGGCTGCTCCTGCGTGACATGGGTTCCGCTGTGGTTTACGATGGAGAGTCCGCGCTGGATCTCATGGAAGATGACGAGCCCGAAGTGATGATCCTTGACCTCAAGATGCCCGGCATCGACGGCATCGAGGTGCTCAGACGGGTCAAGAGTACCCGGCCCGGCATCGAGGTCATCATCCTCACAGGCCACGGTTCGGAAAAGGACCGCGAAGTATGCATGGAACTGGGCGCGTTTGCCTACCTGCACAAGCCGGTGGACATCGACGTTCTCAGCGAAACGCTGAAAAAGGCCAACGAAAAGATCAACCAGAACAGATAG
- a CDS encoding TOBE domain-containing protein, giving the protein MNASDSNLAPSEIFTVPEGIRLLSPEQAARLEAAFDIWRGTASRADHMRARERMRLIFLLLRHTGARLGEVLALDHDRDLDLTQGTALFGKNGNTREVPLPQGLCRELRRVLESPMAAGSQGHFLNADQGQVRRAFYARADQCGVPRELATARVLRNTRAVEMLRNGVPLAVVQSVLGQSSPELTAVLQRYSSQDASRIVRRLAMDDLRDKTSARNTFSCRVTDIVRDPVMAEIMLETAHGQRLCAVITTESLNTLALQPGTTVAASVKAPLVAVCANPAHTGGSRRNRLDATVTSVRSNPVITEINARTKFGQNVCALVSTKTAQIMGIQAGDTARFSFKALSVILNTL; this is encoded by the coding sequence ATGAACGCATCCGACAGCAATCTGGCACCCAGTGAAATTTTCACGGTTCCCGAAGGAATCAGGCTGCTCAGCCCCGAACAGGCGGCCCGGCTGGAAGCCGCATTCGACATCTGGCGCGGCACGGCTTCCCGTGCAGACCATATGCGCGCCCGCGAACGCATGCGCCTCATCTTCCTGCTGCTGCGCCACACCGGAGCGCGATTGGGCGAGGTGCTGGCTCTGGACCACGACAGGGATCTTGACCTGACGCAGGGCACGGCCCTGTTCGGCAAAAACGGCAACACGCGCGAGGTTCCCCTGCCGCAGGGGCTGTGCCGGGAACTGCGCCGGGTGCTGGAAAGCCCCATGGCCGCAGGCAGCCAGGGCCATTTCCTGAATGCAGACCAGGGACAGGTGCGCCGCGCCTTCTATGCCCGGGCAGACCAATGCGGCGTGCCGCGCGAACTGGCCACAGCCCGCGTGTTGCGCAATACCCGCGCCGTGGAAATGCTGCGCAACGGCGTACCCCTGGCCGTGGTGCAATCCGTGCTCGGCCAGTCTTCCCCGGAACTCACCGCCGTGCTGCAACGCTATTCCAGTCAGGACGCTTCCCGCATCGTGCGCAGGCTGGCAATGGACGACCTCCGCGACAAGACCAGCGCACGCAACACCTTTTCCTGCCGGGTCACGGACATCGTTCGCGATCCGGTCATGGCAGAAATCATGCTGGAAACCGCCCACGGGCAACGCCTTTGCGCGGTCATCACAACGGAAAGCCTGAACACGCTGGCGTTGCAGCCGGGAACCACTGTGGCCGCCTCGGTCAAGGCCCCGCTGGTGGCGGTCTGCGCCAACCCGGCCCACACCGGGGGCTCCCGCCGCAACCGGCTGGACGCGACCGTGACCTCGGTGCGCTCCAATCCGGTCATCACGGAAATCAACGCCCGCACGAAGTTCGGCCAGAATGTCTGCGCACTCGTGTCCACCAAAACCGCGCAGATCATGGGCATACAGGCCGGGGACACGGCACGTTTCTCGTTCAAGGCCCTTTCCGTAATCCTGAACACCCTCTAG
- the modA gene encoding molybdate ABC transporter substrate-binding protein, with amino-acid sequence MKRIASIVLALVLLLPSSVFAADIMVAQAANFMPAMKEIIPAFEAKTGLTVQATYTSTGKLYGQIINGAPFDLFLAADQRRPEALFAKELCEKPFVYAKGQIVLWTKKKNLCAMEWTSALKDPSVSKIAIANTETAPYGTSAMNALKSAGLWESMKSELVYGQSIAQVFQYASTGAADVGLCAFSSVFTEEGQKGCYTLIELAPPVVQAACVLKKAANNKNVARFVEFLGSDEVAAIKKKYGYK; translated from the coding sequence ATGAAACGCATTGCTTCCATTGTTTTGGCTCTGGTTCTGTTGCTGCCGTCCTCGGTTTTCGCGGCGGACATCATGGTGGCGCAGGCCGCCAACTTCATGCCCGCCATGAAGGAAATCATCCCCGCGTTCGAGGCCAAGACCGGGCTGACCGTGCAGGCCACCTACACGTCCACCGGCAAACTTTACGGACAGATCATCAACGGCGCGCCTTTCGACCTGTTCCTGGCCGCGGACCAGCGCCGTCCGGAAGCCCTTTTTGCCAAAGAGCTTTGCGAAAAGCCGTTTGTGTACGCCAAGGGCCAGATTGTGCTCTGGACCAAGAAGAAGAACCTCTGCGCCATGGAATGGACCAGCGCGCTGAAGGACCCGTCCGTTTCCAAGATCGCCATCGCCAACACGGAAACCGCTCCCTACGGAACCTCGGCCATGAACGCGCTGAAATCCGCGGGGCTGTGGGAATCGATGAAGTCCGAACTGGTCTACGGCCAGTCCATCGCTCAGGTGTTCCAGTATGCGTCCACCGGCGCTGCCGACGTGGGCCTGTGTGCCTTTTCTTCTGTCTTTACCGAAGAAGGCCAGAAGGGCTGCTACACGCTCATCGAACTGGCCCCGCCCGTGGTGCAGGCCGCCTGCGTGCTCAAAAAGGCCGCAAACAACAAGAACGTGGCCCGTTTCGTGGAGTTTCTCGGCTCCGACGAGGTCGCTGCCATCAAGAAAAAGTACGGGTACAAGTAA
- a CDS encoding SulP family inorganic anion transporter: MVTKIFPFLGWFKGYDMASLRADAISGLTVALVLIPQSMAYAQLAGMPAYYGLYASFLPPLIAALFGSSRQLATGPVAVVSLMTAASLEPLATAGSEGYIAYAILLALMVGGFQFLLGVLRLGLVVNFLSHPVVNGFTNAAAIIIASSQLSKMFGVYVDKAEHHYETIINVVKSALHYTHLPTLGMGVLAFAIMIVLKRINPKIPNVLVAVVITTGLSWGLGFNHDSKIALDAINAPEVQQNVLAFNNAVKNIDELATQRTALTASLEEARSAKEVVAALDAEHDLSVLNIQISRLKHEAHLLREDLRSTLFDGVEDSGTLLLYPQGQAPQGMATDGRTWRIKVGNTALDTASLRIMGGGAVVGTVPSGIPAIGMPKLDLKIMLHLIPFAAIISLLGFMEAISIAKAMAAKTGQRLDPNQELIGQGLANMLGACGKSYPASGSFSRSAVNLQAGAVSGLSSVFTSLMVVIVLMFFTPLLYHLPQAVLAAVIMMAVIGLINASGFIHAWKAQWYDGAISILSFACTLAFAPHLDKGIMVGVVLSLGVFLYKSMRPKVADLSRSEDESLRDATAHGLRQCEHIAVVRFDGPLFFANASFLEDQITDRMMNNQKLRHIIIVANGINDMDASGEEALSLIVDRVRSSGLDISLSGVNESVMAVLERTHLLEKIGRDHVYPTMETALYATHEQAHKDGSEDSCPLTSVCHLA, translated from the coding sequence ATGGTTACGAAAATTTTTCCTTTCCTTGGCTGGTTCAAGGGCTACGACATGGCTTCGCTCCGGGCGGACGCCATATCCGGTCTCACGGTCGCCCTTGTTCTCATCCCGCAATCCATGGCCTATGCCCAGCTGGCGGGCATGCCCGCATACTACGGGCTGTATGCATCGTTTCTGCCCCCGCTCATCGCCGCCCTGTTCGGCTCCAGCCGCCAGTTGGCGACCGGTCCCGTGGCGGTGGTATCGCTCATGACCGCGGCTTCGCTCGAGCCGCTGGCCACAGCGGGCAGCGAGGGATACATCGCCTACGCCATCCTGCTGGCGCTCATGGTGGGCGGATTCCAGTTCCTGCTGGGCGTGCTGCGCCTCGGGCTGGTGGTCAACTTCCTGTCCCACCCGGTGGTCAACGGCTTCACCAACGCCGCAGCCATCATCATCGCCTCATCCCAGCTTTCCAAGATGTTCGGCGTATACGTGGACAAGGCCGAGCACCACTATGAAACCATCATCAACGTGGTCAAAAGCGCCCTGCACTACACGCACCTGCCCACGCTGGGCATGGGCGTGCTGGCCTTCGCCATCATGATCGTCCTCAAACGCATCAATCCCAAGATCCCCAACGTGCTGGTGGCCGTGGTCATCACCACGGGCCTGTCCTGGGGCCTCGGCTTCAATCACGATTCCAAAATCGCCCTGGACGCGATCAACGCACCCGAAGTGCAGCAGAACGTGCTGGCCTTCAACAATGCCGTGAAAAACATCGACGAACTGGCCACCCAGCGCACCGCGCTCACGGCCAGCCTTGAAGAGGCCCGGTCCGCCAAGGAGGTCGTTGCCGCGCTGGACGCGGAGCACGACCTCAGCGTGCTGAACATCCAGATATCCCGGCTCAAGCATGAAGCGCACCTGCTGCGCGAGGACCTGCGATCCACCCTGTTCGACGGCGTGGAGGACAGCGGAACCCTGCTGCTCTACCCGCAAGGTCAGGCGCCGCAGGGCATGGCCACGGACGGCCGCACCTGGCGCATCAAGGTGGGCAACACCGCGCTGGACACCGCATCCCTCCGGATCATGGGCGGCGGCGCCGTGGTGGGTACGGTCCCCTCGGGCATCCCGGCCATCGGCATGCCCAAGCTGGACCTCAAGATCATGCTGCACCTGATCCCGTTTGCGGCCATCATCTCGTTGCTGGGCTTCATGGAGGCCATTTCCATTGCCAAGGCCATGGCCGCAAAGACCGGCCAGCGCCTCGACCCCAACCAGGAACTCATCGGCCAGGGCCTTGCCAACATGCTCGGTGCCTGCGGCAAGAGCTACCCGGCTTCGGGCTCGTTCTCCCGCTCGGCGGTCAACCTGCAGGCAGGCGCGGTGTCCGGCCTCTCCAGCGTGTTCACCTCGCTCATGGTGGTCATCGTGCTCATGTTCTTCACCCCGCTGCTCTACCACCTGCCGCAGGCCGTGCTGGCCGCGGTCATTATGATGGCGGTCATCGGGCTGATCAATGCCTCGGGTTTCATCCACGCATGGAAGGCCCAGTGGTATGACGGCGCCATTTCCATCCTCTCCTTTGCCTGCACCCTGGCCTTTGCCCCGCATCTGGACAAGGGCATCATGGTGGGCGTGGTCCTCTCGCTGGGCGTGTTCCTCTACAAGAGCATGCGCCCCAAGGTGGCGGACCTCTCCCGTTCGGAGGACGAATCCCTGCGCGACGCCACGGCCCACGGCCTGCGCCAGTGCGAACATATTGCGGTGGTCCGCTTCGACGGCCCGCTCTTCTTTGCCAACGCCAGCTTCCTTGAGGACCAGATCACGGACCGCATGATGAACAACCAGAAGCTCAGGCACATCATCATCGTGGCCAACGGCATCAACGACATGGACGCATCCGGCGAGGAAGCGCTCTCCCTGATCGTGGACCGCGTGCGCAGCTCCGGGCTGGACATCTCGCTCAGCGGGGTCAACGAATCGGTCATGGCCGTGCTGGAACGCACCCACCTGCTCGAAAAGATCGGCAGGGACCATGTCTATCCGACAATGGAAACCGCCCTGTACGCCACCCATGAACAGGCGCACAAGGACGGCAGCGAAGATTCCTGTCCTCTCACCTCTGTCTGCCACCTCGCCTAG
- the modB gene encoding molybdate ABC transporter permease subunit, producing MEWEPFYLSAKLAFWTMLIIPFIAAPIACMLAFGRFAGKSAVDALVSLPMVLPPTVLGFWLLVIMGPHGSLGMFWENMTGQRLVFSFMGILLASLVFNLPFAVQPLRAAFEKLDHRLLESAAILGLTRTQAFVRVIIPNSLGGLAASSILVFAHSLGEFGVILMVGGSIPGETKVASVAIFEAVEALRFDDAFLMSAALVPVSFVVLLIINRINGRRS from the coding sequence ATGGAATGGGAGCCGTTTTACCTTTCGGCCAAGCTGGCCTTCTGGACCATGCTGATCATCCCGTTCATCGCAGCTCCCATCGCCTGCATGCTGGCCTTTGGCCGGTTTGCGGGCAAGAGCGCGGTGGACGCGCTGGTATCCCTGCCCATGGTGCTGCCGCCCACGGTGCTGGGGTTCTGGCTGCTGGTGATCATGGGGCCGCACGGCTCGCTGGGCATGTTCTGGGAAAACATGACCGGACAAAGGCTTGTGTTCAGCTTTATGGGCATCCTCCTGGCTTCGCTGGTGTTCAACCTGCCGTTTGCGGTTCAACCCCTGCGCGCCGCCTTTGAAAAGCTGGACCACAGGCTGCTGGAAAGCGCAGCCATACTGGGGCTTACGCGCACACAGGCCTTTGTGCGGGTCATCATTCCCAACAGCCTCGGCGGGCTGGCCGCCTCTTCGATTCTGGTGTTCGCCCACAGTCTGGGCGAGTTCGGGGTCATCCTCATGGTCGGCGGGAGTATTCCCGGCGAGACCAAGGTGGCGTCCGTGGCCATTTTCGAGGCCGTGGAAGCGCTTCGGTTCGACGACGCGTTCCTCATGTCCGCCGCGCTGGTGCCGGTCAGTTTCGTGGTTCTACTCATCATCAACCGAATCAACGGGAGGCGTTCATGA
- a CDS encoding histidine phosphatase family protein, translated as MQQLYILRHGQIPQITPRRFIGCTDVPLDQTGKEQAAAMGQALKNVRLDKAVCSDLGRTMHTARLALEQHPAPLAAEPMPLLREINLGRWEGMTKDDVRAAFPGQFEQRGNDLGGFVPEQGESFAQVQKRAARFLDIMKNEPADSVLAVTHAGFIRTLLCLVRQTPLDRLFDMDQDYCRLTLLTLDHGSWQVRFANMDAQTFSRQNA; from the coding sequence ATGCAGCAGCTTTATATCCTCCGCCACGGCCAGATTCCCCAGATCACCCCGCGCCGGTTCATTGGCTGCACGGACGTGCCGCTGGACCAAACCGGCAAAGAACAGGCCGCGGCCATGGGACAGGCCCTGAAAAACGTGCGGCTGGACAAGGCCGTATGCAGTGACCTGGGCCGCACCATGCATACTGCCCGGCTCGCGCTGGAACAACACCCCGCCCCGCTTGCGGCCGAGCCCATGCCCCTGCTGCGCGAAATCAACCTCGGCCGCTGGGAGGGAATGACCAAGGACGACGTCCGGGCCGCATTTCCCGGCCAATTTGAACAGCGGGGAAACGATCTGGGGGGGTTCGTTCCCGAGCAGGGCGAAAGCTTTGCGCAGGTGCAGAAACGGGCCGCCCGCTTTCTGGACATCATGAAAAACGAACCCGCCGACTCGGTGCTGGCCGTGACCCACGCAGGGTTCATACGCACCCTGCTCTGCCTTGTGCGACAAACGCCCCTTGACCGCCTGTTCGACATGGATCAGGACTACTGCCGCCTGACCCTGCTGACCCTTGACCACGGAAGCTGGCAGGTGCGTTTCGCCAACATGGACGCCCAAACGTTTTCCCGGCAAAACGCATGA